In one Bombyx mori chromosome 22, ASM3026992v2 genomic region, the following are encoded:
- the Or-36 gene encoding olfactory receptor 36: protein MVFNSKKNIISLFSLLEDSRHPSVGPHLRLLSLTGIWYPNSKTNITLLKRACFYVIVLFFVSQYLKCIIKFKIDSLQLILEYAPFHMGIVKTCFFQKDYNVWQDLVSFISKTERDQIAKKDPKSIKTIQSYISRNRKITYSFWALAFIANIGVFSKPYQNNQSDVNGTVTYNHLFDGYTPFSEEPPGYYFSMGIETILGHVVSFYVLGWDTLVVSIMIFFAGQMQMSRLQCSRMINGSPERTHKNIIKCHKFHTDLIKYQKQFNSLISPVMFVYLFVSSINLSVCIVQIAEIEDDFATVLSSFIFLLACLIQLLLFYWHSNEVTVQSELVSYSTFESNWTSTQNKLQKEVALLGLTTSKTLVFTAGSFNHMTLATFISIIRASYSFYALLNSTKY from the exons ATGGTGTTCaattcaaagaaaaatataatttcacttTTCTCACTTCTAGAAGATTCTAGACACCCTTCAGTCGGTCCGCATCTACGACTGCTCAGTTTAACTGGAATTTGGTACCCGAATTCAAAGACTAATATAACGCTTTTGAAACGCGCTTGTTTCTACGTCATCGTGTTATTTTTCGTCAGCCAGTACCTAAAATGtattatcaaatttaaaatcgaCTCGTTGCAGCTAATTTTAGAGTACGCGCCATTTCACATGGGCATCGTGAAGACATGCTTCTTCCAAAAAGACTACAACGTCTGGCAGGATCTCGTTAGTTTTATTTCGAAAACCGAACGGGATCAAATAGCAAAGAAAGATCCAAAAAGTATTAAAACAATACAGAGCTACATCTCTCGTAATCGTAAAATTACATATTCGTTCTGGGCCCTAGCATTCATCGCAAACATTGGTGTTTTTAGTAAGCCATATCAAAATAATCAGAGCGACGTTAACGGCACTGTTACCTACAATCACCTTTTCGATGGCTATACACCATTCTCAGAAGAACCACCGGGGTATTATTTTTCCATGGGAATCGAAACTATACTGGGTCATGTCGTAAGCTTCTATGTCTTGGGCTGGGACACTCTGGTTGTGTCCATAATGATATTCTTCGCCGGTCAGATGCAAATGTCTCGACTGCAATGCTCGAGGATGATAAATGGAAGCCCGGAGCGgactcataaaaatataattaaatgtcaTAAATTTCACACGGATTTGATCAA gtaccaaaaacaatttaattcgcTTATATCCCCGGtgatgtttgtttatttattcgtaAGCTCCATCAATCTTAGCGTTTGCATCGTTCAGATTGCAGAG ATAGAAGACGATTTCGCTACAGTATTATCAAGCTTCATCTTCTTGCTGGCGTGTCTAATACAGCTGCTACTATTCTATTGGCATAGCAATGAAGTTACGGTTcaa AGCGAACTAGTAAGCTACAGTACTTTTGAAAGTAACTGGACATCCACACAGAATAAACTACAGAAAGAAGTGGCCCTACTAGGTCTAACAACGTCCAAAACGCTGGTCTTCACAGCTGGTTCCTTCAATCATATGACCTTAGCGACTTTCATATCT ATCATAAGAGCAAGCTACAGTTTCTACGCTTTACTGAATAGTACCAAATATTAA